Proteins from a genomic interval of Gordonia sp. SL306:
- a CDS encoding alpha/beta fold hydrolase: MAWTSVVDDLGRDHHVIAPDLVGQPGRSRNGGERLRSPADLGEWIHSVLSGVGVGVDAGQVDVVGHSYGAMIALAHALREPAAIGRLVLLDPNSCFAGMSPRYLMRALPLLVHPTEERERRLVSWETDHASLDPEWLTLITKGAAFPASRAVVPRRPSGELLSRLAGHPVTVVLAPGSKVHHPARIADRVGALLPSASVVMLSSGTHHTLPMAPADELGRVLSDSLG, translated from the coding sequence ATGGCGTGGACGTCGGTCGTCGACGATCTCGGGCGAGATCACCACGTGATCGCGCCCGACCTCGTCGGCCAGCCGGGCCGCAGTCGCAATGGCGGCGAGCGGCTCCGGTCGCCCGCCGACCTCGGCGAGTGGATCCACAGCGTTCTATCCGGCGTCGGCGTCGGCGTCGACGCCGGCCAGGTCGATGTCGTCGGACATTCGTATGGCGCGATGATCGCGTTGGCCCACGCACTGCGTGAGCCGGCAGCAATCGGCAGGTTGGTCCTTCTCGATCCGAACTCGTGCTTCGCCGGCATGAGTCCGCGGTATCTGATGCGTGCGCTGCCACTGCTCGTACACCCGACCGAGGAGCGCGAGCGGCGGTTGGTGTCGTGGGAGACGGATCATGCGTCGCTCGATCCGGAATGGCTCACGCTGATCACGAAAGGCGCGGCGTTCCCGGCGTCGCGCGCGGTGGTGCCGCGCCGTCCGAGTGGTGAACTGCTGTCACGACTGGCCGGCCACCCGGTCACCGTCGTGCTCGCACCGGGCAGCAAGGTGCACCATCCTGCCCGGATCGCCGATCGCGTCGGCGCATTGCTGCCGTCGGCATCGGTCGTGATGCTCTCGTCCGGCACCCATCACACGCTGCCCATGGCTCCTGCGGACGAACTCGGTCGGGTCCTATCCGATTCGCTTGGCTGA
- a CDS encoding MSMEG_1061 family FMN-dependent PPOX-type flavoprotein, which yields MEITTEEQLRGIVGHPHETVVTKVRSSLHQVHIDWLAATPIVFLATSDASGGLDVSPKGDPPGKVVHVIGETRIAIPERPGNRRVDGYLNILQNPHIGTIAVIPGRGDTLRINGSARIVDDGDYFDRLAVKDRRPILAVEIDIEEIFFHCSKAFLRSDLWCPDTWRPEALPSTAKITKTLMPELDEAELEEGFAEANFRKWLY from the coding sequence GTGGAGATCACCACCGAGGAGCAACTGCGCGGGATAGTCGGCCATCCGCACGAGACCGTCGTGACCAAGGTCCGGTCGTCGCTGCATCAGGTCCACATCGACTGGCTGGCGGCGACCCCGATCGTGTTCCTCGCGACGTCTGATGCATCCGGTGGACTCGATGTGTCCCCGAAGGGGGATCCGCCCGGCAAGGTGGTGCATGTGATCGGCGAGACGCGGATCGCCATCCCGGAACGTCCCGGCAATCGGCGGGTCGACGGCTACCTCAACATCCTGCAGAATCCGCACATCGGGACCATCGCAGTGATCCCGGGTCGCGGGGACACGCTGCGGATCAACGGCTCGGCTCGGATCGTCGACGACGGGGACTACTTCGACCGGCTCGCCGTGAAGGACCGGCGGCCGATCCTGGCGGTCGAGATCGACATCGAAGAGATCTTCTTCCACTGCTCCAAGGCGTTCCTGCGATCGGATCTCTGGTGTCCCGACACCTGGCGACCGGAAGCGCTGCCCAGCACGGCGAAGATCACCAAGACGCTGATGCCGGAACTCGACGAGGCAGAGCTAGAAGAAGGGTTTGCGGAGGCCAATTTCCGCAAGTGGCTGTACTGA
- a CDS encoding DUF2752 domain-containing protein, producing the protein MTSGEQATVSSSRSAEPGRLGGAGRLTVAAVGAAGLTALGLATVLGPQVVDRGPILCPFLRITGLPCPACGLTRSWVALGHGDVGSAFSFNAFGPLFMLVVAVVTVVAIGSLVTGRPALTQVQRTLTSPVALAVLVVWFGYGIARAVDAGFGWGVFPAIT; encoded by the coding sequence GTGACTTCGGGCGAGCAGGCGACGGTGTCGTCGAGTCGATCTGCCGAGCCCGGGCGCCTCGGTGGGGCCGGCCGTCTGACCGTAGCCGCTGTCGGTGCCGCGGGACTCACGGCGCTCGGGCTCGCGACCGTACTCGGCCCCCAGGTGGTCGACCGCGGCCCAATCCTTTGTCCGTTCCTTCGGATCACCGGATTACCCTGTCCGGCCTGCGGGCTCACCCGCAGTTGGGTCGCACTCGGGCACGGCGACGTGGGGTCGGCGTTCTCGTTCAACGCCTTCGGGCCGCTGTTCATGCTCGTGGTCGCGGTCGTCACCGTCGTCGCGATCGGCTCGCTGGTGACCGGACGTCCGGCTCTCACGCAAGTGCAGCGCACGCTCACGAGTCCGGTCGCCCTGGCCGTCCTGGTGGTCTGGTTCGGCTACGGGATCGCCCGTGCCGTCGACGCCGGATTCGGGTGGGGAGTCTTTCCCGCGATCACGTGA
- a CDS encoding DUF6790 family protein has product MADVDAGTGLDRALRLSIRVIPFVGLIGTVVSTAIDAATAGGDLGADLLANSILWMIGVQGWMTGFGHMFFGEPIAESIGWPAKTPWQWEVGLASLATGVLGVIASAFGTEFWLATIIAFAVFYLGAAVGHVREMVVHRNFAAGNAGPIFFFDVIVPIYLIVLYVVVT; this is encoded by the coding sequence GTGGCCGACGTCGACGCGGGTACCGGCCTCGACAGGGCGCTGAGGCTGTCGATCCGGGTCATCCCGTTCGTGGGTCTGATCGGCACGGTCGTGTCCACCGCCATCGACGCAGCCACTGCGGGTGGCGATCTCGGCGCCGACCTCCTGGCGAATTCGATTCTCTGGATGATCGGCGTGCAGGGATGGATGACCGGCTTCGGGCACATGTTCTTCGGCGAGCCGATCGCCGAGTCCATCGGCTGGCCGGCGAAGACGCCCTGGCAGTGGGAGGTGGGACTGGCGAGTCTCGCGACAGGTGTCCTCGGCGTGATCGCCTCGGCATTCGGCACCGAGTTCTGGCTGGCCACGATCATCGCCTTCGCGGTGTTCTATCTCGGGGCGGCTGTGGGCCACGTGCGAGAGATGGTGGTACACCGCAACTTCGCAGCAGGCAACGCCGGGCCGATCTTCTTCTTCGACGTGATCGTGCCGATCTATCTGATCGTGTTGTACGTGGTCGTCACGTGA
- a CDS encoding acyl-CoA dehydrogenase family protein: MSINLELPKKLGATIDQAHQAAAEIFRPISRKYDLREHEYPVELDTLASLYDGLAEAGQAGAGADGGRSQKKSDRPKPEGAVVNGGNMQSVINTMETSWGDVGLMLTIPYQGLGNAAIAAVATDEQLKNFGKVWAAMAITEPSFGSDSAAVSTTATPDGDDYVLNGEKIFVTAGSRATHIVVWASVDKSLGRAAIKSFVVPREHPGVEVVRLEHKLGIRVSDTAVIRFENCRIPKDNLLGSPEVDTKKGFGGVMQTFDNTRPMVAGMAVGVARAALEELRRILEEAGIEIDYDRPAADQHAAAAEFIRMESDFEASYLHTMRAAWMADNKEPNSLEASMSKAKAGRTGTDITNKVVELTGTLGYSERLLVEKWARDSKILDIFEGTQQIQNLIIARRVLNKSSTELK, encoded by the coding sequence ATGAGCATCAATCTCGAACTCCCCAAGAAGCTGGGCGCGACGATCGACCAGGCCCACCAGGCGGCCGCGGAGATCTTCCGGCCGATCTCACGCAAGTACGACCTGCGCGAGCACGAATATCCCGTCGAACTCGACACCCTCGCGAGCCTCTACGACGGTCTCGCCGAGGCCGGGCAGGCCGGTGCGGGCGCGGACGGCGGTCGCAGCCAGAAGAAGTCGGACCGGCCGAAGCCCGAGGGCGCGGTGGTCAACGGCGGCAACATGCAGTCGGTGATCAACACGATGGAAACCTCATGGGGCGACGTCGGCTTGATGCTGACCATCCCCTATCAGGGGCTGGGCAACGCGGCGATCGCCGCCGTCGCGACCGACGAGCAGCTGAAGAACTTCGGCAAGGTGTGGGCCGCGATGGCGATCACCGAGCCCAGCTTCGGTTCGGACTCGGCTGCCGTGTCCACCACCGCAACCCCCGACGGCGACGACTACGTCCTCAACGGCGAGAAGATCTTCGTCACCGCGGGTTCGCGCGCCACGCACATCGTGGTGTGGGCGTCGGTCGACAAGAGCCTGGGCCGTGCCGCCATCAAGAGCTTCGTGGTGCCGCGCGAACATCCGGGCGTCGAGGTCGTCCGCCTCGAACACAAGCTCGGCATCCGCGTCTCCGACACCGCGGTCATCCGCTTCGAGAACTGCCGCATCCCCAAGGACAACCTGCTGGGGTCGCCGGAGGTGGACACCAAGAAGGGCTTCGGCGGCGTCATGCAGACCTTCGACAACACGCGACCGATGGTCGCGGGTATGGCCGTGGGCGTCGCCCGCGCCGCGCTCGAAGAGCTGCGGCGCATCCTGGAAGAGGCCGGCATCGAGATCGACTACGACCGCCCGGCCGCCGACCAGCACGCCGCCGCCGCCGAGTTCATCCGGATGGAAAGCGATTTCGAGGCGTCGTATCTGCACACGATGCGAGCCGCATGGATGGCCGACAACAAGGAGCCGAACTCCCTCGAGGCCTCGATGTCCAAGGCGAAGGCCGGGCGCACCGGGACCGACATCACCAACAAGGTGGTGGAATTGACCGGCACGCTGGGATATTCGGAACGACTGCTGGTGGAGAAGTGGGCCCGTGACTCGAAGATCCTGGACATCTTCGAAGGTACCCAGCAGATCCAGAACCTGATCATCGCGCGCCGCGTGCTCAACAAGAGCAGTACCGAGCTGAAGTAG
- a CDS encoding propionyl-CoA synthetase — translation MGRYSEAFAQASDDRERFWLTAAEGVDWVSPPTTALDDSAAPFYRWFPDGTLNTSYNALDRHVEAGHGDRTALIWDSAMIGATRTFSYAQLLDEVSRFAGVLAANGVAAGDRVVIYMPMIPEAAIAMLACARIGAVHSVVFGGFAAPELASRIDDAEPVAIVTASGGLEPGRSVPYLPMVARAVELASSPPATIVVKSRPEITGSAADHDGWLDWDAAMADARPVGPATVFATDPLYILYTSGTTGKPKGVVRDNGGHAVALTWSMGNIYGIEPGDVWWTASDVGWVVGHSYIVYGPLLIGATTVMYEGKPVGTPDAGAFWRVIADHGVRALFTAPTAIRAIRKADPDAAELARYDTSSLRTLFAAGERLDPDTFGWATRVLGVPVVDHWWQTETGWAIAANLRGLEPMPLKAGSPTVPVPGYRIGVVDAEGTQLAAGEEGNIVIELPLPPGTLAGLWHDEERFRASYLSAFEGYYLTGDSGYVDADGYVFVLGRSDDVINVAGHRLSTGSIEAVVASHPAVAECAVIGIHDDLKGQRPSGYVVLKAGVEIEPDTLRDELVAMVRDEIGAVATFRDVTIVPALPKTRSGKILRKTMRQIADHEHYTVPSTIEDADVLADLAKQLGG, via the coding sequence ATGGGTCGATACAGCGAGGCGTTCGCACAGGCGAGTGATGACCGGGAGAGATTCTGGCTGACGGCGGCCGAGGGCGTGGATTGGGTCTCCCCGCCCACCACGGCGCTCGACGATTCCGCTGCGCCGTTCTACCGCTGGTTTCCCGACGGGACACTGAACACGTCCTACAACGCCTTGGATCGCCACGTCGAGGCCGGGCACGGAGATCGCACCGCACTGATCTGGGATTCGGCGATGATCGGCGCGACCCGGACGTTCAGCTACGCCCAACTGCTCGACGAGGTGTCGCGGTTTGCCGGGGTTCTCGCGGCGAATGGCGTGGCCGCGGGTGATCGGGTGGTGATCTACATGCCGATGATCCCGGAGGCCGCGATCGCGATGCTCGCGTGTGCCCGGATCGGGGCGGTGCACTCGGTGGTGTTCGGCGGCTTCGCGGCACCCGAGTTGGCGAGCCGCATCGACGACGCCGAACCTGTCGCGATCGTCACCGCGTCCGGTGGCCTGGAACCAGGTCGATCGGTTCCGTATCTGCCGATGGTGGCTCGCGCCGTCGAACTGGCCTCGTCTCCGCCGGCGACGATCGTTGTCAAGAGTCGGCCCGAGATCACCGGCAGCGCAGCCGATCACGACGGCTGGCTCGACTGGGACGCGGCGATGGCCGATGCGCGCCCGGTGGGTCCGGCGACGGTGTTTGCGACGGACCCGCTCTACATCCTGTACACGTCGGGGACCACCGGGAAGCCCAAGGGAGTGGTCCGCGACAACGGTGGCCATGCCGTCGCACTCACCTGGTCGATGGGCAACATCTACGGTATCGAGCCGGGCGACGTGTGGTGGACGGCGTCGGACGTCGGCTGGGTGGTCGGGCACTCCTATATCGTCTACGGGCCGTTGCTGATCGGTGCGACGACGGTGATGTACGAGGGCAAGCCGGTCGGGACGCCCGACGCCGGGGCATTCTGGCGGGTCATCGCCGATCACGGTGTCCGCGCACTGTTCACCGCACCGACCGCGATCCGTGCCATCCGCAAGGCGGATCCGGACGCGGCCGAACTCGCGCGGTACGACACATCCTCTCTGCGAACACTGTTCGCAGCAGGCGAGCGGCTGGACCCGGATACCTTCGGGTGGGCCACCCGCGTGCTCGGGGTTCCCGTCGTCGACCATTGGTGGCAGACGGAGACGGGCTGGGCGATCGCGGCGAATCTCCGTGGGCTGGAACCGATGCCACTGAAGGCCGGATCGCCGACCGTGCCGGTGCCGGGCTACCGCATCGGGGTCGTCGATGCCGAGGGCACGCAGCTCGCGGCGGGGGAGGAGGGGAACATCGTCATCGAACTGCCCCTTCCGCCGGGCACGTTGGCCGGCCTGTGGCACGACGAGGAGCGGTTCCGTGCCTCGTACCTGTCCGCGTTCGAGGGTTATTACCTGACAGGCGATTCCGGCTATGTGGATGCCGACGGCTACGTCTTCGTGCTCGGGCGTTCCGACGACGTCATCAATGTCGCCGGACATCGCCTGTCCACCGGCAGCATCGAGGCCGTGGTCGCGTCGCACCCGGCGGTCGCGGAGTGCGCGGTGATCGGCATCCACGACGACCTCAAGGGGCAGCGTCCGAGCGGTTACGTGGTCCTCAAGGCGGGAGTCGAGATCGAACCGGACACGTTGCGGGACGAACTGGTCGCCATGGTGCGTGACGAGATCGGCGCCGTTGCCACTTTCCGCGACGTCACGATCGTGCCGGCCCTGCCGAAGACCCGGTCGGGCAAGATCCTGCGCAAGACGATGCGTCAGATCGCCGACCACGAGCACTACACGGTGCCCTCGACCATCGAGGATGCCGACGTGCTGGCGGATCTGGCGAAGCAACTGGGCGGCTGA
- the crcB gene encoding fluoride efflux transporter CrcB — MVVAVMLAGAVGAVARFVLDGAIKQWRPTTFPWATFIINVSGSLLLGFLAGLVMFHSAPTGWQTVVGTGFCGGYTTFSTASFETVRLAEQRRTGAAAVYAIGSLLLSSLACGLGLVLAWAI; from the coding sequence ATGGTGGTCGCGGTGATGCTCGCCGGCGCTGTGGGTGCGGTGGCCCGTTTCGTCCTGGACGGCGCGATCAAACAGTGGCGGCCGACGACCTTCCCCTGGGCGACGTTCATCATCAACGTGAGCGGTTCGCTGCTGCTGGGGTTCTTGGCCGGTCTGGTCATGTTCCACTCCGCTCCGACGGGATGGCAGACGGTCGTCGGGACCGGATTCTGCGGTGGTTACACGACTTTCAGTACGGCCAGTTTCGAGACGGTCCGGCTGGCAGAACAGCGTCGGACCGGGGCGGCGGCGGTATATGCGATCGGGTCGTTGCTGTTGAGTTCGCTGGCGTGCGGGTTGGGATTAGTGCTGGCATGGGCGATCTGA
- a CDS encoding acyl-CoA dehydrogenase family protein, translated as MTSQTESRHTEPRDTSAVGKNPHPRSFIGTAMRVLTTVTGSEFAEKYKIREPINRIAFQGTKTGFQTLGAANRAFKAAQGGGSGQAKRLTTAPKDYFNLNPDDEQQMIAETVKEFAVEILRPAAYDADNAAAAPEEILKRSAELGITMINVPEEFEGAASERGVVTNALVAESMAYGDMGLALPLLAPSGVATTLTNFGTDEQQRTYLPDFAGENVPQSAVVIAEPRPLFDAFALETKATRVPSGYRLNGVKSFVPAAGSSELFIVGAQLDGRPALFIVESDTRGLIVEADPGMGVRAAGMGRLLLQDVAVPESALLGGTEGEAATAAYRDVVRLSRLGWSALAAGTAKAVLDYVIPYVNEREAFGEPISNRQAVAFMVANIATEVDSIRLVTLRGAARAEQGLSFAREAALSRKLTIDKGLQIGLDGVQLLGGHGFTKEHPVERWYRDLRGAGIGEGIVVL; from the coding sequence ATGACCTCACAGACCGAGTCGCGGCACACCGAACCGCGCGACACCTCCGCCGTCGGAAAGAATCCGCACCCACGTTCGTTCATCGGTACCGCAATGCGCGTGCTGACGACGGTGACCGGATCCGAGTTCGCGGAGAAGTACAAGATCCGCGAGCCCATCAACCGGATCGCGTTCCAGGGCACCAAGACGGGCTTCCAGACCCTCGGGGCCGCGAACCGGGCGTTCAAGGCGGCCCAGGGCGGCGGTTCCGGTCAGGCGAAGCGTCTGACGACTGCGCCGAAGGACTACTTCAACCTCAACCCGGACGACGAGCAGCAGATGATCGCCGAGACGGTGAAGGAATTCGCCGTCGAGATCCTGCGCCCGGCCGCCTACGACGCCGACAACGCCGCCGCCGCGCCCGAGGAGATCCTCAAGCGGTCGGCTGAGCTCGGCATCACCATGATCAACGTCCCGGAGGAGTTCGAGGGCGCCGCATCCGAGCGGGGCGTGGTGACCAACGCATTGGTCGCCGAGTCGATGGCCTACGGCGACATGGGTCTCGCGCTTCCGCTGCTCGCGCCGAGCGGGGTCGCGACCACCCTGACCAATTTCGGCACCGACGAGCAGCAGCGCACCTACCTGCCCGACTTCGCCGGTGAGAACGTGCCGCAGTCGGCGGTCGTGATCGCCGAGCCGCGTCCGCTCTTCGACGCCTTCGCGCTCGAGACCAAGGCCACCCGGGTGCCCAGCGGCTACCGCCTCAACGGGGTGAAGTCGTTCGTACCCGCGGCCGGATCATCCGAACTCTTCATCGTCGGCGCGCAGCTCGACGGCCGGCCCGCGCTGTTCATCGTCGAGTCCGACACGAGGGGCCTGATCGTCGAGGCCGACCCGGGTATGGGCGTGCGTGCCGCGGGCATGGGACGCCTGCTGCTGCAGGACGTCGCCGTGCCGGAATCCGCACTCCTCGGAGGGACCGAGGGCGAGGCCGCCACCGCCGCCTACCGCGACGTCGTGCGCCTGTCGCGGCTGGGCTGGTCGGCGCTGGCCGCCGGTACCGCAAAGGCCGTCCTCGACTACGTGATCCCCTACGTCAACGAGCGCGAGGCGTTCGGTGAGCCGATCTCCAACCGCCAGGCAGTGGCCTTCATGGTCGCCAACATCGCGACCGAGGTCGACTCGATCCGGCTGGTCACGCTGCGCGGCGCGGCGCGCGCCGAGCAGGGATTGTCGTTCGCCCGTGAGGCGGCGCTCTCCCGCAAGCTGACCATCGACAAGGGGCTGCAGATCGGTCTCGACGGTGTCCAGTTGCTCGGCGGCCACGGCTTCACCAAGGAGCATCCCGTGGAGCGTTGGTACCGCGACCTGCGTGGCGCAGGCATCGGCGAAGGCATCGTCGTCCTCTGA
- a CDS encoding fluoride efflux transporter FluC: MGSDHSSDRSRPDDPHAELPLDPDVVRPLHLRVGALAWVFAGGMAGTGLRYGVEQLLPAEGTGWPWGTFLVNVLGAFLLGALLEGLVLAGDDDGWRRRTRLLAGTGFCGSFTTYSTFALEASLLTHRGAPLVAVGYGVTTVIVGLICAWLGIAVAGKLLPRGGDVS, from the coding sequence ATGGGTTCAGATCACTCCTCGGATCGTTCACGTCCGGACGATCCGCACGCCGAGCTCCCCCTCGATCCAGATGTGGTCCGCCCACTGCACCTGCGGGTTGGCGCGCTTGCCTGGGTCTTTGCCGGTGGTATGGCCGGGACGGGTCTGCGCTACGGGGTCGAGCAGTTGCTGCCGGCGGAGGGGACCGGGTGGCCGTGGGGCACATTCCTGGTCAACGTGCTGGGCGCGTTCCTCCTCGGTGCGCTACTCGAAGGCCTGGTGCTCGCCGGTGACGACGACGGATGGCGCCGCCGCACGCGGCTCCTCGCCGGTACCGGCTTCTGCGGTTCCTTCACCACCTACAGCACTTTCGCGCTCGAGGCGTCGTTGCTCACGCACCGCGGCGCGCCGCTGGTCGCCGTCGGTTACGGGGTGACGACGGTGATCGTCGGGCTGATCTGTGCATGGCTCGGGATCGCGGTGGCGGGCAAGCTGTTGCCTCGGGGCGGTGACGTGTCGTGA
- a CDS encoding molybdopterin-dependent oxidoreductase, translating to MNSAVETDEAEGERRFRATRVGLALATCFAICFVTGLFSNWIQHPPGWFAWQSTPVWLYRTTQGVHVLSGIAAIPLLLIKLGVVYRKLFEGPLIGSPVRLIERLSIAVLVSASIFQLLTGLLNIAQWYPWRFFFTTTHHAMAYIVIGALLVHIAVKLPIIRVALGEAERERAVDDTARRRPGGIDRRTVLLGAGGAVAVAVAAFAGQTVPALRRVAVFAPRSGAGPQGLPVNRTAEQAQVTMAATADSYRLAASGPAGDVSWDLAALRALPQHTESLPITCVEGWSADAVWSGVRLRDLVRAVGGTVGAPVRVISLERGPYAVSMVPSSHAADPRTLLALRLHGADLDIDHGFPVRLIAPNLPGVMQTKWVGRIEVS from the coding sequence ATGAACTCGGCGGTCGAGACGGACGAAGCGGAAGGCGAACGGCGATTTCGCGCCACCCGCGTGGGACTCGCGCTGGCCACCTGCTTCGCGATCTGTTTCGTGACCGGGCTGTTTAGTAACTGGATTCAGCATCCGCCGGGGTGGTTCGCCTGGCAGTCGACGCCGGTGTGGCTGTACCGCACCACACAGGGAGTTCACGTCCTCTCCGGGATCGCCGCGATACCTCTGCTGCTGATCAAACTCGGAGTGGTCTACCGCAAGCTCTTCGAGGGGCCACTCATCGGATCGCCGGTGCGTCTCATCGAGCGGCTGTCGATCGCGGTGCTGGTGTCGGCGAGCATCTTCCAACTGCTGACCGGCCTGCTCAACATCGCCCAGTGGTATCCATGGCGCTTCTTCTTCACGACGACCCACCACGCGATGGCCTACATCGTGATCGGGGCACTGCTGGTGCATATCGCGGTGAAGCTGCCGATCATCCGCGTCGCACTGGGTGAGGCCGAGCGCGAACGGGCGGTCGACGACACCGCGCGACGAAGGCCCGGTGGCATCGACCGTCGTACGGTCCTGTTGGGGGCCGGAGGCGCCGTCGCGGTGGCGGTGGCTGCCTTCGCCGGGCAGACCGTGCCCGCACTCCGGCGCGTCGCGGTGTTCGCGCCCCGTAGCGGTGCCGGTCCGCAGGGACTCCCGGTGAATCGCACCGCCGAGCAGGCGCAGGTGACCATGGCCGCCACCGCCGACTCCTACCGTCTCGCGGCCTCCGGCCCGGCCGGCGACGTCTCCTGGGATCTGGCTGCCCTCCGCGCCCTGCCGCAACACACGGAGTCGCTACCGATCACCTGCGTCGAGGGCTGGAGTGCGGACGCAGTGTGGTCGGGGGTGCGCCTGCGTGACCTGGTCCGGGCGGTCGGCGGGACCGTCGGCGCGCCGGTGCGGGTGATCTCGCTGGAGCGAGGGCCGTACGCGGTCAGCATGGTGCCGTCCTCCCACGCGGCCGATCCCCGCACACTGCTCGCCCTGCGCCTGCACGGTGCCGACCTCGACATCGACCACGGCTTCCCGGTCCGGCTCATCGCCCCGAATCTGCCGGGCGTCATGCAGACGAAGTGGGTCGGCAGGATCGAGGTGTCGTGA
- a CDS encoding DUF2630 family protein, giving the protein MATDKTIHGHITDLIAEERDLRDRMGRGEISRDEENSRLREVEVSLDQCWDLLRQRQAKRDAGADPDDASVRPADVVEKYLD; this is encoded by the coding sequence ATGGCCACCGACAAGACGATCCATGGGCACATCACCGACCTGATCGCCGAGGAGCGCGACCTGCGCGACAGGATGGGGCGGGGTGAGATCTCCCGCGACGAAGAGAACAGTCGGCTCCGCGAGGTCGAGGTGTCGCTCGACCAGTGCTGGGATCTGCTGCGTCAACGGCAGGCCAAGCGCGACGCCGGTGCCGACCCCGACGACGCCTCGGTACGGCCCGCGGACGTCGTCGAGAAGTACCTGGACTGA
- a CDS encoding MBL fold metallo-hydrolase produces the protein MQITHFGHSCVLVEIDGTKILFDPGNFSHGFDGVTGLDAILITHQHPDHCDIARLPDLVAANPDAIRYADPQTASQLNGDDVAGPWQTANAGSHVQIGAVTARFTGGRHAVIHPEIPVIDNVAYVLDTKSMTGRFMHPGDSFYIPFETVDVLALPSAAPWMKLSESVDYLRAMAPRVAVPIHQAILSDAGTGIHYGRLSEMRDAATEFVVLDEESATDL, from the coding sequence ATGCAGATCACTCACTTCGGTCATTCGTGCGTCCTGGTGGAGATCGACGGAACCAAGATCCTCTTCGACCCGGGCAATTTCTCCCACGGATTCGACGGCGTCACCGGGCTGGACGCGATCCTGATCACCCATCAGCATCCCGACCATTGCGACATCGCCCGGTTGCCCGACCTCGTCGCGGCCAATCCGGACGCGATCCGCTACGCGGACCCGCAGACCGCGTCACAGCTCAACGGCGACGACGTCGCGGGACCGTGGCAGACCGCCAACGCAGGGTCGCATGTACAGATCGGGGCGGTCACGGCGCGTTTCACCGGGGGCCGCCACGCCGTCATCCATCCCGAGATCCCGGTGATCGACAACGTCGCCTACGTCCTCGACACGAAGTCGATGACGGGCCGGTTCATGCATCCCGGCGATTCGTTCTACATCCCGTTCGAGACCGTGGATGTGCTGGCGCTGCCGTCGGCGGCGCCCTGGATGAAGCTGAGCGAGTCGGTCGATTACCTCCGCGCGATGGCACCGCGCGTCGCCGTGCCGATTCACCAGGCGATCCTGTCCGACGCCGGCACCGGCATCCACTACGGGCGGCTGTCCGAGATGAGGGACGCCGCCACCGAGTTCGTGGTCCTCGACGAGGAGTCGGCCACGGATCTCTAG
- a CDS encoding MarR family winged helix-turn-helix transcriptional regulator: MTDVERPELDLIHRIRALTIRLDLLGASFAGRNRMHPTDVRALIALLDAERDGRAASPGELGSQLQLNSASVTALVDRLERADLVARERVPGDRRRVRLTVTDRARELGWEFFGPLIERALGVVDEFSEAELDVVRRFVTALDSAVGEADTST; encoded by the coding sequence ATGACAGATGTCGAGCGGCCGGAACTCGATCTCATCCACCGGATCCGCGCGCTCACCATCCGACTCGACCTCCTCGGTGCGTCGTTCGCCGGCCGGAATCGAATGCACCCGACGGATGTGCGCGCGCTCATCGCACTCCTCGATGCCGAACGGGACGGGCGTGCCGCGAGCCCCGGCGAGCTTGGCTCGCAACTCCAGCTCAACAGCGCGTCTGTGACCGCACTCGTCGACCGCTTGGAACGCGCGGATCTCGTTGCTCGCGAGCGTGTTCCGGGCGATCGTCGACGGGTCAGGCTGACCGTCACGGATCGGGCGCGAGAGCTGGGATGGGAGTTCTTCGGCCCACTGATCGAGCGCGCGCTGGGTGTCGTGGACGAGTTCTCCGAGGCCGAACTCGACGTCGTCCGACGGTTTGTCACCGCATTGGATTCGGCAGTGGGGGAGGCGGACACGTCCACCTGA